A single window of Nematostella vectensis chromosome 4, jaNemVect1.1, whole genome shotgun sequence DNA harbors:
- the LOC5506464 gene encoding organic cation/carnitine transporter 4 isoform X2, with amino-acid sequence MSVTFMNALLYGTELFPTVVRSNALACGTMISRLGVILTPYIAMLGQLPNYGMYVPATMFGVLTLVGAIMSLWLPETLFAKLSQTVEEAEAAKEDFSVICWGHHKRRKREAEEEDLGDDYIKDTEL; translated from the exons ATGAGTGTGACGTTCATGAACGCGTTACTTTATGGCACTGAGCTTTTCCCAACTGTCGTCAG gTCTAACGCCCTTGCTTGCGGTACCATGATTTCAAGGCTTGGCGTCATACTGACCCCATACATAGCAATGCTG gGGCAATTGCCAAATTACGGCATGTACGTTCCTGCTACCATGTTTGGTGTTCTGACGCTTGTTGGGGCGATCATGTCGCTATGGTTACCAGAGACGCTGTTCGCCAAGTTATCTCAGACGGTGGAGGAAGCCGAGGCGGCCAAAGAGGACTTCTCCGTCATCTGCTGGGGACATCACAAGAGACGCAAGCGAGAGGCCGAGGAGGAAGACCTGGGCGATGACTATATCAAGGATACTGAGCTATAA